CACACACCCGATGGTTGGCAAGGTGCCGCTGCGGGTCACGCTGCTCTCGCCAGCCCGCCGACCGGTGCAGACCACCATGGACTTGCCGGGCTTCTGGGCGGGCTCCTATGCCGACGTGCGCAAGGACATGAAGGCGCAGTACCCGCGCCACCCCTGGCCCGAGGACCCACGCGAGGCCGACCCCACGCTCCGCGCCAAGCCCCGCGGCACGTGACCTGTCGCTTCGTCTCTTTCCAAAAAGGTTCTCTTCCCAAATAGGCCGGGGGGTGTAAGCGCAGGCCAAGAGCGGGCACCGGCACCAAAAATTTTTGGGGGTGTCCGCAAACCGTGTTGGTCCTCTATGCGGGGCCAAGCAGCCATTTTTTCTGGGTGCAAGGTTCGGCTTAGCCGGTGAAGAAAATGCGGAGCAGCAGGTAGGCGCCCACGCCCCGGCCCAGCACATCGATGTTGAGGCATGCTTGCCGACACATTCGTTTCTCCAGAGAGCAACTGAACGGCAAGCATGCCCAACATCGTCTGCCGGGCGGTATCAAGCACGTGTTGCAGACCGGAAGCGCCACGCCGATTTGAGGGCAAGTGCCCAAGAACAAGAGGCACAAATCCGAAGAGGAAAACGGACCTGGCGGCCAGTGCGATCAGCGGCACCATTGTCGCGGGCGCATCGAACGCAATAAGCCGATAAACAGCGGCACACTTACCATCCTCCAAACCCCGAGGATCTGCAGCCAAAGAGGTGCGCGCCGCCGCGGTCGGCGACGGTGAGAATGAGGAGCTGCCACTTCGAGAGGCCTCGCATCGTTTTCAGCCGTCGCGAAATCCTCCCACTTGGGGCGGGGCGTCCGCGCGACCTTCTTCGGATCTGCGACGTGCCGGACCCATTCGCGAGAACCCTTGCGCGATTCCCGCTGGCAACCTGATATCTGACTTACTCACCAGCCGGAGAGCGGCTCCCATCTTCTTCGAAGATTCTCGAAATTCCGCTTGACCGCCCTGTGCTCGACGCCTAACTTATTTCCATGAACATCGAAATAGCATCGCGTCAGCTTGAAGCACTTGGGAACGACACGCGTCTCGGGATCTACCGGACACTGGTCCGTGCTGGCATGGGAGGGCTCTCAGTCGGTCAGATCCAGGATCGCGTTGGTCTTCCGGCCTCCACCCTGTCGCACCACCTCAAGCGGCTTGTCGATCAGGGTCTCGTCCGGCAGGAGCGATCGGGGACGAGCCTGATCTGTCACGCCGAATACCCGGCAATGAGCGCACTGATCGGCTTCCTCTCGGACGAATGCTGTGCCGATGAATGTGGAGCCAAGACCAGCCGTCCCGAAGCGTTGCCCGCTGAGGACTGAGTTTTACCCAATATTTCCATGATACCGGAAGGATGGAATGATGTCTGATCTCAAAAAACTGCCCGTCGCGGTGATCGGCGCTGGCCCGGTAGGGCTCGCCGCAGCCGCCCACCTTCTGTCGCGTGGGATGGAGCCGCTGGTCTTCGAGCGCGGGGCAACCATCGGGTCGACTGTCGCAGAATGGGCCCATGTGCGTGTCTTCTCGCCCTGGGAATACAACGTCGACAGCGCCGCACGCCGCCTTCTCGAGGCGGGCGGATGGACCATGCCTGATCCGAAGCACCTGCCCACCGGGGGCGAATTGATCGCGGACTACCTCGGGCCTCTCGCCGCACATCCCGACGTCGTCCCGCATCTGCGCCTCGGCGCGACCGTCACGGGGGTCACCCGCCAGGGCCATTCCAAGCTTTCCAGCTTCGGACGGGACGAGGCCCCATTCATCGTACTCTGGACCGATGCGTCAGGGACCCGGAACCGCACGATGGCACGCGCCGTGATCGATGCGTCCGGCACATGGGTCAAGCCGAACCCGATCGGGATTGACGGACTTCCGGTCGAAGGTGAGATCGAGGCCGGGGATCGCATTGCCTACGGCATCCCGGATGTTCTCGGAGCGGCCCGGCCCGACCATGCCGGCCGACATACCCTGGTGATCGGCGCCGGACATTCCGCGATCAACGCGGCGCTCGACCTGATGGAGCTTCAGGAACAGGCGCCAGGCACCCGCATCACCTGGGGGACGCGTTCCGGTGGCATCGAGCGGATTCTCGGCGGAGGTCTGGGGGACGAATTGCCGGGGCGCGGTCGGCTGGGACTTCGCGCGGCAGAGGCCGTGCGGTCCGGGCGTGTGACGTTCCGATCGCCATTCGTAGTCGATTCCATCGTGCGCACAGGCGACACCCTCAGTGTCTCAGGGACTGAAGACGACCGGCCTGTGCGCTTTGAAGTCGATCGCATCGTCGTCGCAACCGGCTTCCGCCCCGACCTGTCCATCCTGTCTGAACTTCGTCTATCGCTCGATCCCATTGTCGAGGCGACACCTGCTCTCGCACCCTTGATTGACCCCAACCTGCATTCCTGTGGGACGGTGCGCCCACATGGTGTGGTCGAACTGATCCAGCCGGAGAAGGACTTCTACATCGTCGGCATGAAGTCCTACGGCCGTGCGCCGACCTTCCTGATGACCACGGGCTATGAGCAGGTCCGATCTGTCGTTGCCGAACTGGCCGGCGATCCCGTTGCGGCGCGCGAAGTGCGACTCAAGCTGCCGGAAACCGGCGTCTGCAAAGTGTCCTCCGGCCCGGTAGCCTCGGCATGCTGTGCGCCAGCACCTGCGGATAGCGGATGCTGCGGCGGGGCGCCGAAGGCAGACACCTCCGCCTGCTGTGCCGATGATGAGAGCGCGAAGGCCGAGGGCAAGTCCGGCTGCGGGTGCGGCACGAAGAGCGCGTCTGAGCTGACAGCATGACCGGCGTCGCCCGGATGAGAACGGTTTCGGCCCTTGGCGTGATCGAGATCTTCGCCTGGGGAACGAGCTTCTACCTGATCGCGGTTCTGGCTGGTCCGATCGCGGCCGAAACAGGCTGGTCAGGGGCCATCGTCTCGAGCGGGGTCTCCATTGGCCTTCTGGTCTCCGGCCTGTCAGCGACCTTCGTCGGCAAGTTGATCGAAGCGCATGGCGGGCGCCTTGTGCTCGCCGCGGGAATGGTGTTGCTGGCCTGTGGGCTGGCGCTTCTCGGGCTTTCTCGCAGCCTTCCGGCCTACTACCTCGCCTGGGCGGTGATGGGCGGAGGTATGGCTTGCGGTCTCTATGATGCCGCGTTCTCGACTCTCGGCCGGATCTTCGGTCGTGATGCCCGTTCCGCGATCACTCAGCTGACCCTCTGGGGCGGGTTCGCGAGCACCGTCTGCTGGCCCCTCTCGGCCTGGCTGGTCGAGAACGTGGGTTGGCGCTCCGCCTGCTTCGCCTACGCCGGATTCCATCTGGCCGTCAGCCTACCGCTGGCGCTCCTCGCGCTTCCGCGTGCGGTCAGGCCAATGACCAGCGGGCCAAGGCAGCAGGTGACGCTTGCAGACCCGGTTCCCGTGACCGACTTGCGCTTCGTCTGCCTCGCAACGTCCGGGGTCGTGCTCGCGATGCTTTCCACGATCTGGTCGGTGCATTTCGTGACGATCCTCACGGCCTCAGGCTACACGATCGCCGCGGCGATCGGCATCGGCACCCTCATCGGGCCCGCGCAGGTCGGAGCGCGGGTTCTGGAGATGATGGGGCGCGGGAGGCATCATCCGGTCTGGACGATGCTGGCTGCCACCACTGCCGTCTTCGCAGGGTTCCTCGGTCTTCTCCTGGGCATGCCTGCCGCCATCGCCATGATCGCCTATGGGGCCGGCAATGGACTCTGGTCGATTGCCCGAGGCGCATTGCCGTTGTCAGTGTTCGGCTCGGAAGGCTACGCACGCACCATGGGGCGACTTGCGACGCCGATGCTGATCTCATCCGCCGCTGCCCCATCCGTCGGTGCATGGATGATCGACGTGCTGGGCGCCGAGACAATGCTTGGCATCATGGCGACGGTTGCGATCGTGCCGCTGGCCCTGGCGCTGGCGCTCCATCGACTGAAAGGACAGGTCGCCCCCGTCTGAGGTTGGCAAAGGCTACAAGCGTCCACAGGCCGCGAGGGCTTGAGAGTTCCACAAGACCGGCAGGGCTGTGGACGTCCAGGAACCGCTCGGGTTCGTACCGATCCTCGAACTTCCGCCAGAGCGGCGACCCATGGTAGACTCACGGCCGGTCCAGCACGCGCCTCGATGCCGAACGGCGCGAACTGCCGATCCTCCTCTGTATCGCGCACAAGTACTTCCACACCGAGCAAGAGTTAGAGCGTGCCGTGGAGAATCTCCGCGCGCTCATCTGACCATGCAATATCTGTGGATGCCGCCATTCATGCGCGGACAGTCTCCGCCGGGCGCATACCCGCCAGCCGCACCTCCAGCCAGCGGATGTAGCCGCTGAGGTTCTTCGTGGCTGGTCCGCAGAAGGGCCCGATGAATCTTTTGTAGCGAGCATGGAGCGAGTTCACGTTCTGGATGTGATAGCAGCCTGAGGCCACTCGCGTGCCGGGCTTGCTGCCCACCACGAAGTGCTCAAGACCGGCTGCTGCTGCGAGGTTCTTGTAGCCGTTGGCACCGTCGGAACAGAGTACGGCATCGTTCGGAACCAGCGGCTTCATGGCGCGCTCGAGCGTCACGCTCTTTCGGTTCGGCAGGCGTCGGAAGAGGCGCGCGCCGCCTCGGTCAGCGACGGTGAGTATGGGGAGCTGCCACTTCGAGAGGCCTCGCATCATCTTCAGCCCCTGTGTCGTGAAGTCCTCCCACCTGGGGCGGGGCGGCGGTGCAACCTTCTTCGGATCTGCGAAGTGCCGGACCCATTCACGAGAACCCTTGCGCGATTCCCGCTGGAAGGTCTCATCCGCCTCCACGATCCCGGAGAAGCTCACGGTTGAGCTGCTGCCGATGATGGAAAACACCAGCATCCGCCAACGCCAGACCGTGTATTTGTTGAGTCCCAACTGCCGCGCGAGCTTGCGCACCGACTGAGGCGCGGCGGCACCCAGCATGTCCTGCAGCGCGACCATGAACAGGTCCGGGCGATGGAGCCGGCCAATGGCGCTGCCCGTTCTTCCCGAATAGGTTTTCCGGCAGCCCGTGCAGCGGTAGCGCTGGACCTTGGTCCGGGTGCGGCCCCACTTCTGTCGGCGCTCGTCGCCGCAGAAGGGGCACTTGTCATCTTGGATAGTCCGTGCTTCGATCTCCGAGATCGCCTCGGTCTTCCGTCGGAGATCCCTGATCTTCGACTGGGCGTCCTCGATCTGGGCCGGGTTCAGGCGGTCGAGGGCATCGAGAAACCGGCGAAAGTCGTGGTGCAGCATGGGTATCCTCCGCGTCAAGAGCCGAGTGATATAGGCCCATCTGCGAAATCACGAAGCGCACCAACACGGTTTGCGGACACCCCTAAATTTTTTGCCTGGAAGGAAGACCCCGCGGGTGGACATTGCGGGCGCTGGCGGCGCAAATCGAGCGCAAACGGAGCGAGGTGGCATGGATATCGAGGATCTGGCGGCACGCATCGAGGCCGGCGAACGGCGCGCGCTGGCGCGGGCAATCACGCTTGTGGAAAGCGGCCGGGCCGATCACCGCGCGCAGGCGACGGCTCTGCTCGACCGGCTGCGCGGCGGCGGGCGCCAGGGGCTGCGGATCGGTCTCTCGGGCACGCCCGGGGTGGGCAAATCGACCTTCATCGAGGCCTTCGGCATGATGCTCACCGGGCAGGGGCTCAGGGTGGCGGTGCTGGCTGTGGACCCTTCTTCGGCGCGCTCGGGCGGGTCGATCCTTGGTGACAAGACCCGCATGGAACGGCTGTCACGGGACCGCAATGCGTTCATCCGTCCCTCGCCGGCGCAGGCGCAGCTCGGCGGAGTGGCGCGGCGCACGCGCGAGGCGATCGGGCTTTGCGAGGCGGCCGGTTTCGACGTGATCCTGATCGAGACCGTCGGGGTCGGCCAGTCCGAGACCATGGTGGCCGACATGTCCGATCTCTTTCTGCTGCTGCTGGCTCCCGCCGGCGGCGACGAGCTGCAGGGGGTGAAGCGCGGCATCATGGAGAGCGCCGACATCATCCTCGTCAACAAGGCCGACGGCGAGCTGAAGGGCGCCGCCATGCGCACCTGCGCCGATTACGCCGGGGCGCTGCGGCTCTTGCGCAAGCGCCCGCAGGACCCGGAGGGCTTTCCCAAGGCGCTGACGGTCTCGGCGCTGGAGGAGGCGGGACTCGCCAAGGCTTGGGATGAGATGCAGGCGCTGGTGGGCTGGCGCCGCGAGTCGGGGCAGTTTGCCGCTCGGCGGGCGGAGCAGGCGCGCCACTGGTTCGAGGCCGAGGTGCGCGAGGGTCTCCTCGCCCGGTTGCGCAAGGAGCCTGTCCGCGGCGCCATGGAGGCGCTGGCACGCCGGGTCGAGGAGGGGCAGCTCAGCCCGGCCCAGGCGGCCGAGGACATCCTCGACACCTATCTGCGGGGCTATGCCGGGAAGGGCTCTTGACGCCGATGGGGCTTGGAGCTAGAGAAGCCCGACCAGATTCCGGGCGCTGTGCAAGCGGCGCCCTTTGATATTGGCGGAAGGCCCGCTTTCGCCCCGAGACATGAAGGAATGGACCCAATGTCGCGCGTATGCGAACTGACCGGCAAAGGCCCGATGACGGGCCACAACGTGAGCCACGCCAACAACAAGACCAAGCGTCGCTTTCTGCCGAACCTGAATGATGTGACTCTGCAATCCGAGACTCTCGGCCGCGGCGTCAAACTGCGCATCTCGGCTTCGGCCCTGCGTTCGGTTGACCACCGTGGTGGCCTCGACAAGTTCCTCGCCAAGGCGAAGGACGTCGAACTCAGCGCCAATGCCCTGAAAGTGAAAAAAGAAATCGCCAAGGCACAGGCTGCCCAGGCCTGATCCTGCCCACAGAGATTTCCACAGCCCCGGAGCCTTGTGCTCTGGGGCTGTTTTCTTTTGTTTCTATTGCTTTAAGTCAGGTGCGCCTTCATGTGGCGTACTGATTGGACATGAATTGTCCACACGTCATCCCCTTGCGGCAGCCGTGTGGATGGTCCACGAATTCCCAAGCATTGCGTTCACTTGGGGAGAATTGCTTAGAATGTGCCTGAAGATCTTCGCTGCCACTGTTCTGGCATTGTCCACAGTCGGGTCGGCGCGTGCCGATATCCGCATCGAAGAGGCCTACGCGCGGGCCGCGATGCCCTCTGCGCCCACCGCCGCGGTCTATCTCGAGCTGCACAATGACGGGGCCGAAGATGAGGTGCTGCTCGGGGCCAGTTCCGAAAGCGCCGCGAAAACCATGCTGCACGGGAGTTCCGAAGGGGCGGGCGGCGTGATGACGATGACCGCGCACCAAGGCGGCGTGGTGATTCCCGCCGGGAGCAGCCATGTCTTCGCGCCCGGCGGCGATCACGTGATGCTGATGGGTCTGACGGAGCCGCTCGACGTGGGTGCGACGCTCGGCCTCACCCTCAGCTTCGAGCGGGCGGGGGAGATTCGCATCGAGGTACCGGTCGAACTCAGCCGCTGAGCGCGCGCGAGAGAATCTCCTCGACCCAGAGCGGGACGATCTGGCTGGCGGGGCCGACCCGGTGCTCGGAAAAGCTGCGCGAGGTGTCGCTGCCGCCAAGGTTCAGCTCGACCGTATGCGCCCCGGCGAAGGCCGCCTCCTGAACGAATCCCGCCGCCGGGTAGACCTGTCCCGAGGTGCCGATGGCGGCGAAGAGGTCGCAGCCACCGATGTGTTCGACGATCTCATCGATGAAGTAGGGCATCTCGCCGAACCAGACGATGTCGGGGCGGGTCGCCGGGCGGCCG
The sequence above is a segment of the Alloyangia pacifica genome. Coding sequences within it:
- a CDS encoding ArsR/SmtB family transcription factor produces the protein MNIEIASRQLEALGNDTRLGIYRTLVRAGMGGLSVGQIQDRVGLPASTLSHHLKRLVDQGLVRQERSGTSLICHAEYPAMSALIGFLSDECCADECGAKTSRPEALPAED
- a CDS encoding FAD-dependent oxidoreductase, which gives rise to MSDLKKLPVAVIGAGPVGLAAAAHLLSRGMEPLVFERGATIGSTVAEWAHVRVFSPWEYNVDSAARRLLEAGGWTMPDPKHLPTGGELIADYLGPLAAHPDVVPHLRLGATVTGVTRQGHSKLSSFGRDEAPFIVLWTDASGTRNRTMARAVIDASGTWVKPNPIGIDGLPVEGEIEAGDRIAYGIPDVLGAARPDHAGRHTLVIGAGHSAINAALDLMELQEQAPGTRITWGTRSGGIERILGGGLGDELPGRGRLGLRAAEAVRSGRVTFRSPFVVDSIVRTGDTLSVSGTEDDRPVRFEVDRIVVATGFRPDLSILSELRLSLDPIVEATPALAPLIDPNLHSCGTVRPHGVVELIQPEKDFYIVGMKSYGRAPTFLMTTGYEQVRSVVAELAGDPVAAREVRLKLPETGVCKVSSGPVASACCAPAPADSGCCGGAPKADTSACCADDESAKAEGKSGCGCGTKSASELTA
- a CDS encoding MFS transporter, which translates into the protein MTGVARMRTVSALGVIEIFAWGTSFYLIAVLAGPIAAETGWSGAIVSSGVSIGLLVSGLSATFVGKLIEAHGGRLVLAAGMVLLACGLALLGLSRSLPAYYLAWAVMGGGMACGLYDAAFSTLGRIFGRDARSAITQLTLWGGFASTVCWPLSAWLVENVGWRSACFAYAGFHLAVSLPLALLALPRAVRPMTSGPRQQVTLADPVPVTDLRFVCLATSGVVLAMLSTIWSVHFVTILTASGYTIAAAIGIGTLIGPAQVGARVLEMMGRGRHHPVWTMLAATTAVFAGFLGLLLGMPAAIAMIAYGAGNGLWSIARGALPLSVFGSEGYARTMGRLATPMLISSAAAPSVGAWMIDVLGAETMLGIMATVAIVPLALALALHRLKGQVAPV
- a CDS encoding IS1595 family transposase, with the translated sequence MLHHDFRRFLDALDRLNPAQIEDAQSKIRDLRRKTEAISEIEARTIQDDKCPFCGDERRQKWGRTRTKVQRYRCTGCRKTYSGRTGSAIGRLHRPDLFMVALQDMLGAAAPQSVRKLARQLGLNKYTVWRWRMLVFSIIGSSSTVSFSGIVEADETFQRESRKGSREWVRHFADPKKVAPPPRPRWEDFTTQGLKMMRGLSKWQLPILTVADRGGARLFRRLPNRKSVTLERAMKPLVPNDAVLCSDGANGYKNLAAAAGLEHFVVGSKPGTRVASGCYHIQNVNSLHARYKRFIGPFCGPATKNLSGYIRWLEVRLAGMRPAETVRA
- the meaB gene encoding methylmalonyl Co-A mutase-associated GTPase MeaB yields the protein MDIEDLAARIEAGERRALARAITLVESGRADHRAQATALLDRLRGGGRQGLRIGLSGTPGVGKSTFIEAFGMMLTGQGLRVAVLAVDPSSARSGGSILGDKTRMERLSRDRNAFIRPSPAQAQLGGVARRTREAIGLCEAAGFDVILIETVGVGQSETMVADMSDLFLLLLAPAGGDELQGVKRGIMESADIILVNKADGELKGAAMRTCADYAGALRLLRKRPQDPEGFPKALTVSALEEAGLAKAWDEMQALVGWRRESGQFAARRAEQARHWFEAEVREGLLARLRKEPVRGAMEALARRVEEGQLSPAQAAEDILDTYLRGYAGKGS
- the rpmB gene encoding 50S ribosomal protein L28; amino-acid sequence: MSRVCELTGKGPMTGHNVSHANNKTKRRFLPNLNDVTLQSETLGRGVKLRISASALRSVDHRGGLDKFLAKAKDVELSANALKVKKEIAKAQAAQA
- a CDS encoding copper chaperone PCu(A)C — protein: MCLKIFAATVLALSTVGSARADIRIEEAYARAAMPSAPTAAVYLELHNDGAEDEVLLGASSESAAKTMLHGSSEGAGGVMTMTAHQGGVVIPAGSSHVFAPGGDHVMLMGLTEPLDVGATLGLTLSFERAGEIRIEVPVELSR